One Spinacia oleracea cultivar Varoflay chromosome 4, BTI_SOV_V1, whole genome shotgun sequence DNA segment encodes these proteins:
- the LOC110775563 gene encoding serine/threonine-protein kinase ZRK1-like has protein sequence MLYNKFICVAVQKKKKKMLYMKKLKCWPNQEKKKCENNFIRNGSLLQEELISFCKGKNLPIHVFSAKQVKKMSDFSLSQLLEEDAHFRIYRGTIEDDGNRTVSIKKYFSTITYVGIQEFPVIVYEFPDQGCLRNYVYRDEGTLLWKHRLKIASEISYALAYLQNGFHRPVIFRNLSSKDVFLDKDYVVKLTGFYFSVSIPEGEVHVNDAVVSTIGYGAPEYMASGRLTAKTDVYCFGLLLLELLAGCSRFKLLGMIRDHNQSIEISMVVDPAISTQVEENGKQQQLNDVIKLALRCSVSNEDDRPSMIDVATQLKKILHSI, from the exons ATGttatataataagtttatttgTGTGGctgtccaaaaaaaaaaaaaaaaaatgttatataTGAAAAAGTTAAAGTGTTGGCCAAATCAGGAAAAGAAGAAATGTGAAAACAATTTCATAAGGAACGGAAGCTTGCTACAAGAGGAGCTAATTTCATTCTGTAAGGGTAAAAATCTTCCTATCCATGTTTTCTCAGCTAAACAAGTGAAGAAGATGAGCGACTTCAGTTTATCGCAGCTTCTGGAAGAGGATGCTCATTTCAGAATATACCGAGGCACAATAGAAGATGATGGCAACCGAACTGTTTCCATCAAAAAATATTTCAGCACAATTACATACGTTGGTATACAAG AATTTCCAGTTATAGTGTATGAGTTCCCTGATCAAGGATGTCTCAGAAATTATGTTTACAGGGACGAAGGAACATTACTGTGGAAACACAGGTTAAAAATTGCCTCTGAAATTTCatatgcccttgcttacctccAAAATGGTTTTCACAGGCCGGTAATTTTTAGAAACTTGAGCTCTAAAGATGTGTTTCTGGACAAGGATTATGTAGTCAAGCTTACAGGGTTTTATTTTTCAGTATCGATCCCTGAAGGTGAAGTTCATGTGAATGATGCAGTAGTCAGTACTATAGGGTATGGTGCACCTGAGTATATGGCATCAGGAAGGTTAACAGCAAAAACTGATGTGTATTGTTTTGGCCTGTTACTTCTTGAGCTTTTAGCTGGCTGCAGCAGATTTAAACTTCTTGGAATGATAAGAGATCATAACCAAAGTATCGAGATCAGTATGGTAGTTGATCCTGCAATTTCAACACAAGTAGAAGAAAACGGAAAGCAACAGCAATTGAATGATGTGATCAAGCTTGCTTTGAGATGCAGTGTTAGTAATGAGGATGACAGACCAAGTATGATTGATGTTGCTACTCAACTTAAGAAAATTTTACACTCAATTTAG